A segment of the Methanomassiliicoccaceae archaeon DOK genome:
CTTCTTCTCCTTCGGCACACGCCTGGACTCCCTGATCTTCTGGATCGACTTGTTGTGTGTCCAGGCCTCCATCCTCCCGGAGCGGATCAGGTCCTCCGCGATCCCGGGATGGTCGACGTACACCATAGAGACCGCCCATGCGGCCCCCATCCTGTAGTAGTATCCCGGGTTGTCGTGGGTCGCGATGTCCTCCAGCAGGATGCGGCAGTGCTCCTCGTCCTTGAAAAGGGACATCCTGGCTATTATCGAGACCCTCATCCTGTACTCCTGTCCGGAGTCGATCAGCGACGAGAAGTAGTCCCAGACGAGGTCCGACTCGCCCTTCCTGAACTTCCAGGAGTTGCAGAAGATGTCGCACGTGGCCCAGTTGTCCACATACCCAAGGAAGTCCTCCGTGAGGCGGATCCTCTCCTCGGCGGCGACCGGTGCGGTGGCGATGACGACGCCCCTCAGCATCTCCTCCTCGAAGCTCTCGGGCTCCCCGTCCAGGATCTGCTCCCAGCCGTCCTTCACGACCTGTCTGGCTATGTTCCTTATCACGGGGACGCGGACGCCCATTATGCCCTGCTTCCCGGGGGTCAGCTTGGAGCTGAACTCCGCAAGATCCGGTTCCGCAGCTTCGCGGAGCATGCCGCGGAAGTCGACTGTCAAGCGTTCTCCCTCTCGAACTCCAGGAGCCTCCTCTTCATGCTGGAGCCTCCGGCGTAGCTTCCGACCCCGCCTGCGGTCGGGACCACCCTGTGGCAGGGGATGACGATGGGGAGGGGGTTCTCCGCGCATGCGGTGCCCACCGCACGGTACGCCCTCGGGGATCCGACCGCCTCTGCGACCTGGGCGTAGGTGCGGGTCTCACCGTACGGTATGTCCCTCAGGGCGTCCAGGACGGACACCCTGAACTCGGACCCGTCGTAGGACAGGGGGAGGTCGAAATCCCTTCTCTTTCCGGAGAAGTACTGGTTCAGCTGGTCCGCGGCCTCCAGAAGGACGTCTGTCTCTGCCTCGTCCATGCACGGGAGGTTGCTGTTGGGCAGGTACACGCCTGTCACGTTCCCATCGCCGTCCTCCGTGATGCTCACGGTTCCGATGAGGGTTATGCAGGAGAGGATACACGGGCCACGCATGAGAGCGGGAATGGCATTGTCTATGTATTATTTTGGCTGGTAAGATGCATCCATCGGACCCGTCCACCACCAGGTATCTCTACCCGTTCCACGTTGGAGTGCCGATGATCATCTGCGCCAGCCGCCGCACCGACATCCCGGCGTTCCATTCCGGGTGGATGATGAACAGGCTGAGGGCTGGCTATGCGCTGGTGCGCAATCCGGTCTCGCGGACGACCGTGCACCGCGTGGATCTCACCAGGCGCAACGTGGACTGCATAATCTTCATGACCAAGGATCCGAGGCCCATGGTCCCCCACATGAGGGAGGTGTCCTCGATGGGCCACATGACGGTCTTCCAGGTCACCATCACCCCATACGGGAAGGACATCGAGCCGGGTGTGCCG
Coding sequences within it:
- a CDS encoding methylated-DNA--[protein]-cysteine S-methyltransferase; the protein is MRGPCILSCITLIGTVSITEDGDGNVTGVYLPNSNLPCMDEAETDVLLEAADQLNQYFSGKRRDFDLPLSYDGSEFRVSVLDALRDIPYGETRTYAQVAEAVGSPRAYRAVGTACAENPLPIVIPCHRVVPTAGGVGSYAGGSSMKRRLLEFERENA